The Lewinellaceae bacterium DNA window CATACAGGATGCTGTCCTGACCATTGAACCGGCTGGCGCGGCGTACCATGGCCCCATTCAGGTAGTTGTAATATGCAGTCAGATCCACTTTAAGGAAAGATCCCAAGACAGCTGCCGTTCCAACATCCACGCTGTACAGGTACTCACTCTTCAGGGACGGATTGGGCAAGACTACTGATCCGGGTTCGGAATCAAATACCTTACCGACATCATCTATATTAGGCGCCCGGAATCCGGTTGACAAATTGGAAAAAAGTTGCCAGGTTGGGGTCGGGTTAAACACCACGCCGATACTTCCTGTCAAAGCCCCAGACTGGTTGTGGATATCGGTCACCGGGAACGGATAAAAGCGCGTGTCCAGCATACCTTCAATGCCGTAATCGGAATATCGCAGCCCAGACCGGAGTACCCAGCTCTCCTGCATCTGATACCGGTGAGTCGCATAAAATCCCAAAGATCGCCAGGTAGACCCATCCGGATAGCGGGAAGGACCGGCCTCTTCGGTTTTGTTCAGCACATTCACTTCGCTTCCCAGGCTGGTCACTCCATTCCAGATCCATTCCGCACCATATTGCAGCTGATGCCGTTTTCCAATTGCCTTCGTTGCATCGGCATTAAATGACCAGGCATCCACTTTTTCTTCACGTACATGCCGGATCGGGTCATTGAGGTCACGGTCTTTACGGCTCTCGGCAAAATATTGATAGGCGACACTGAGCTGCAGGTCATCCAACAGAGCATGATCACCCGCATAACGGGCACTGAGATGGTGCATCATCCAGGTCTGAGGGCCATAACTCCATTCTCCGGAGCGCAGGGTGCCACGGCGGTAGCGGATCAGCCGGTCGTAACGACTGTAATCCGACGTCGTCGCATAATGGCCTCCATACTCAAAATCCCAGGAAGCTGACGGCTTGAACCGTATTTTCTGCATCAACTGGATCTGGGAGAACCCGGAAGGAGTCTGTACCAATGGATCGGAGTTCGGCACAACCACATCTTCCTGCCCCTGACGAACGACATATTCCGGTCTCAGATATGCGTCCGGTCCATGACTGCCTTGTCGCAAGTCATCGTAATCATTCCAGGTTGCGCTGGTTACCATACCCCATTTCTTTCCGCCGATCATCAGGTCGGCATGACCTGTTTTTTCGGTATTTGCCGATGAATACCGCACATCAGCATTGCCGGCGATCAGAGGCTTATCACCTGCCGACAACTCGGGCTTCAATGTATAGAAACTCATCACGCCACCTATGGCATCACTGCCAAACAAGACTGAACTCGGTCCGAAACTCACTTCTGCGCCCTGCAGGGCAAAGGGGTCAATATTGATCACATTCTGCAGGTTGCCACTCCGGAATATGGCATTGTTCATCCTTACTCCATCGACACTCAGCACCACCCGGTTGGTTGCAAAACCACGGATCATCGGGCTACCACCACCCAATTGGCTTTTTTGCATAAATACGTCGCCGGACTGGGCCAGTAAATCGGCCGCCGTCTGTGGATTCCCGAATTGAATATCACGGGCAGGGATGGTGGTGATCTTGGTGGGTATCTCCCTTTTCTTCTGCTGCCAACGGCTGACGGATACCACCACTTCGTCCAGCAGCAACCGGTTCTCGTGGAGATAAACCACAAAACCCATTGAATCCAGATGACGGAGATCCAGCGTTTGTTGGTCGAAGCCGACCATTTGAACCAGGATGCTGTCCGATGATATAAAACCGGACAAATCTGCCTGCCCCTGGATATTGGTTTCCACCGTAGTGCCGGATTGGGATCCGTGGATAATCACGCCGGCGATGGGTTCCTGATTGGATTCATCGCGAACTTCGATGGTCTGCGCCCACATTGCCGGAACCATACTGTACATCAGCATGGTTATATACCATTTCTTCATTGAATTGAAAATTAAGATGTTGAACTAAAAATTTGATTTTCTCCTGGCATTGCCAGGCCCTGGATAGGAGATCAACACATCTTATTGGGTGGAGGCACTTCAGGAGAACGTGCTTCCTGGCCGAGGCATTTCCGAACAAAATCGGGCCGGTTTTCAGTCCAGTATAATGATGGAGAATGTATAATATCAATGCCGGGCTCACACCATTGCTGGTTGAGCAGGTCTAATAATCTGCTGGTTAAGGGCCTTTGGCCATCCGGCTGATCCCCTGAACTCATCAAACTTTCCAGCTGTTCTTCAAAAGCTTTTTCGGTGGCATCGGCCAGGCATTCATACCAGATGGTGTCACCTTTTTGGGTAGTGCGGATCACATCATACCATTGACCTTCATAGCGGAATTCCCGGTCTTCGACCCAATGCAAGTCCGGGTCGCCGGCAATTACTCGGATGGTCGTGATCATTTCCTGCGGCAAGGTCTGTACCAGCTTCTGATACACTGCTGCCTTCCATTCCAACCGCTTCGTGGTAAGGAATACCCAGGTACTGACTGAAGGTAACACCAGTATCCCGAATAAAACGATAGCGATCCATCTCCGCATCGCTCAAAGATAGTGGATTTCGCGAAGGGATTAGGGTGCGAAATACAACGCCAATTGTCCCCGCCGCGAGCTTGGAAAACGTATCAGGACAGAAAAAGCCACCGTCATAGAGGAATACCTGCTGAGAATAAAGGAAGCTCTGGATTAAACCTGGGTGCCTAGGCTACTTCTTCCGCGCACACAAATCAGGAAAACACCTCAATACGTCCACACGTTTCGTACCTTGCCGTAAAGGATTAATAACAATGAAGCTAGTCAAAATTGTCATACTGCTCCTAATAGCGAGTACGGCCATACCTGCCCAATCCTGGCACCAGATGCTTAGCGGTGCCTACGATGATTACCGGGAATCGACCATCACCGACCGGAGATTCAAGCACCGGGATATCGAGCCACTCATTGCCAAAACGGCCACACATCCTGAATTTATGGTCAAGACCCTCGGGACTTCGGTGCAGGGAAGACCAATATATCTGGTCCGTGCCGGGCATGGACCACACACGGTGCTGATGTGGTCTCAGATGCATGGGAATGAATCCACCGCGACGATGGCGCTGATGGATCTGTTCAATTTCTTACTGGTTGACGATGCGTTTAACAACATCCGGAAGACGATCTTCGACAACCTTACCATCTACATGATCCCGATGCTCAATCCAGACGGCGCTGAGCAGTTTACCCGTCGCAATGCCTACGACATTGACATCAACCGGGACGCCCTTCGATTGTCCAGTCCTGAAGCCCGCATTCTGAAAGGGGCTCGGGACTCTTTACAGCCGGAATACGGATTTAACCTGCACGATCAAAACCGCTATACCAGTGTAGGAATAAGTGGAAAAACAGCGACCATATCCTTTCTGGCTCCGGCATTTGACTGGGATAAATCTGTCAATGATGTCCGGCGCCGGTCCCTGCAACTCATTGTTACCCTGAACAATATGCTCCAGCAATACCTGCCGGGGCAGGTGGCTAAATACGACGATACATTTGAGCCACGAGCCTTTGGTGACAACATCCAAAAGTGGGGAACCAGTACTATTCTGATCGAATGCGGAGGTCAACCCGGCGACCTCGAAAAACAGTTGATACGCAAGATGAATTTCCTTCTGTTCCTGACCGCCTTTGAATCAATTTCTTCAGGCAATCATCTCAAAAACAACACCGACGATTATTTCCGGAAAATACCTGAAAATGCGCATTACCTACATGAACTGATCATCCGTAATGGCACGTGTGAAACCCCATATGGTCCGGTCATCCTGGATATCGGATTTGCTATGAATGAACGGGATAATGCCGAGGCAACCCGGTTCAGCCAATCTGCATACATCTCGGACCTGGGTGATTTATCAACTTACTCCGCATACGAAGAACTCAATGCCGCCGGCTATACCATTCTGTCAGGTCTGCTGTATATTCCGAATGCTCAGGAGCTCAAAAGTCATCGAATTGACGAAAGGGAGTTATTAAAGCAGGGCTACCTCTGGCTACCGCTTTCCCTGAAAAGTGAATTTCCGGAGGTAAGGACCATGCAATGGACCTCTGCAGATGCTTTCAAGCCAGCCACCATCAGCCTGGGTCAAAATCCGGGGCTGATCCTGATCCATGGCGGGGTTCTGGCTGGAACGGTCATCAACGGAACCTGGGCCAAAATCGAATGATCATGGAACAGACCGTTTCCTGGAAACCAACGGTGGAGTTTGTTCAGAACTCCAACCTTCAGCATTATCTGGATTGGATGGCCGGTAAAAAAGGTCTGACATTTACCGATTACCCGTCATTATGGCAATGGTCCGTCGAAAACATCGAAGCATTCTGGGAATCGCTCTGGGATTATTTTGCAATAAAAGCCCATGCACCATACGAAAGGATCCGTTCCGGGAATCTGATGCCCGACGTGGAATGGTTTCCCGGCGCCACGTTAAATTACGCCGAGCATATCTTTCGGCAATTTTCCAGTGAACGTCCGGCATTGGAATTCGTCCATGAATCCGGAACCCGCCGGATCATCAGTTGGGAGGAGCTTAGGGAGCAGGTAAGCAAAGTGCGTACGTTTCTTATCCGCCAGGGAATCACCAGAGGCGACCGGGTTGCCGGATTTCTACCCAATATCCCCGAGGCTATAGCCATCTTCCTGGCCGTGAATTCACTGGGAGCTATCTGGTCCTGCTGTTCGCCGGACTTTGGCGAGCGGACGGTTATCGACCGGTTTTCGCTTATCGAACCCAAGGTACTCTTTACCGTGGATGGGTATCAGTATGCTGGGAAGCCTTTCCCCCGGTACAAACAAGCATTAAATATCGTCAGTGAGGTACTGTCCATCGACCGGGTCGTCGTCATTCCTTATCTCGATCCAGAATTTACCTGGCCGGGAGAAATGAGTCACCCATGGAGTGCGATCATGGACTTGCCGGCCGGTCAGCCATTAGCGTTTACGCCGGTACCTTTTGATCATCCTATCTGGGTGCTGTATTCGTCCGGGACCACGGGCAAGCCTAAAGCCATCACCCATTCCCACGGAGGCATGCTGCTGGAGCATCTCAAATACCTCTCCCTGCAAAACAATGTCAAACCGGGTGAACGATTCTTTTGGTTTACCACCACCGGGTGGATGATGTGGAATTTTCTGCAAGCATCGATGCTGGTTGGGGCGGTGCCGGTCCTTTATGATGGCAGTCCCGGATTTCCCGACCTCAATGTGTTGTGGAAAACAGCAAGTGAGTTGCCCGTACACCATTTTGGTACCAGCGCACCTTATCTGGTGGCGTGTATGAAAGCGGACCTTGATCCTGGAAGGGCATTTGACTTGTCATCGTTGGTTTCCATCGGATCGACCGGTGCACCGCTGCCTCCTGAAGCCTTTGACTGGGTCTACGGACATGTGTCACGCAAGGTTTGGCTTTGTTCCATGAGCGGTGGTACCGATGTCTGCACGGCATTTGT harbors:
- a CDS encoding TonB-dependent receptor, producing the protein MKKWYITMLMYSMVPAMWAQTIEVRDESNQEPIAGVIIHGSQSGTTVETNIQGQADLSGFISSDSILVQMVGFDQQTLDLRHLDSMGFVVYLHENRLLLDEVVVSVSRWQQKKREIPTKITTIPARDIQFGNPQTAADLLAQSGDVFMQKSQLGGGSPMIRGFATNRVVLSVDGVRMNNAIFRSGNLQNVINIDPFALQGAEVSFGPSSVLFGSDAIGGVMSFYTLKPELSAGDKPLIAGNADVRYSSANTEKTGHADLMIGGKKWGMVTSATWNDYDDLRQGSHGPDAYLRPEYVVRQGQEDVVVPNSDPLVQTPSGFSQIQLMQKIRFKPSASWDFEYGGHYATTSDYSRYDRLIRYRRGTLRSGEWSYGPQTWMMHHLSARYAGDHALLDDLQLSVAYQYFAESRKDRDLNDPIRHVREEKVDAWSFNADATKAIGKRHQLQYGAEWIWNGVTSLGSEVNVLNKTEEAGPSRYPDGSTWRSLGFYATHRYQMQESWVLRSGLRYSDYGIEGMLDTRFYPFPVTDIHNQSGALTGSIGVVFNPTPTWQLFSNLSTGFRAPNIDDVGKVFDSEPGSVVLPNPSLKSEYLYSVDVGTAAVLGSFLKVDLTAYYNYLNGAMVRRASRFNGQDSILYDGELSQVQTIQNAAQATVFGIQVGAEADLAPGWSLLGHVNYQKGEEELDDGSTAPLRHAAPLFGVARLRFERKQFRAELYTEFNSEVSNADLAPSEQDKDYLYAPDVDGNPYSPGWMTLNLKASYSFAHRIVLQAGLENILDKRYRPYSSGISAAGRNLILAVRWRF
- a CDS encoding peptidase M14, which translates into the protein MKLVKIVILLLIASTAIPAQSWHQMLSGAYDDYRESTITDRRFKHRDIEPLIAKTATHPEFMVKTLGTSVQGRPIYLVRAGHGPHTVLMWSQMHGNESTATMALMDLFNFLLVDDAFNNIRKTIFDNLTIYMIPMLNPDGAEQFTRRNAYDIDINRDALRLSSPEARILKGARDSLQPEYGFNLHDQNRYTSVGISGKTATISFLAPAFDWDKSVNDVRRRSLQLIVTLNNMLQQYLPGQVAKYDDTFEPRAFGDNIQKWGTSTILIECGGQPGDLEKQLIRKMNFLLFLTAFESISSGNHLKNNTDDYFRKIPENAHYLHELIIRNGTCETPYGPVILDIGFAMNERDNAEATRFSQSAYISDLGDLSTYSAYEELNAAGYTILSGLLYIPNAQELKSHRIDERELLKQGYLWLPLSLKSEFPEVRTMQWTSADAFKPATISLGQNPGLILIHGGVLAGTVINGTWAKIE
- a CDS encoding acetoacetate--CoA ligase; protein product: MIMEQTVSWKPTVEFVQNSNLQHYLDWMAGKKGLTFTDYPSLWQWSVENIEAFWESLWDYFAIKAHAPYERIRSGNLMPDVEWFPGATLNYAEHIFRQFSSERPALEFVHESGTRRIISWEELREQVSKVRTFLIRQGITRGDRVAGFLPNIPEAIAIFLAVNSLGAIWSCCSPDFGERTVIDRFSLIEPKVLFTVDGYQYAGKPFPRYKQALNIVSEVLSIDRVVVIPYLDPEFTWPGEMSHPWSAIMDLPAGQPLAFTPVPFDHPIWVLYSSGTTGKPKAITHSHGGMLLEHLKYLSLQNNVKPGERFFWFTTTGWMMWNFLQASMLVGAVPVLYDGSPGFPDLNVLWKTASELPVHHFGTSAPYLVACMKADLDPGRAFDLSSLVSIGSTGAPLPPEAFDWVYGHVSRKVWLCSMSGGTDVCTAFVGSSPLLPVYRGYIQCRALGCALYAYDDQGRHLTGSLGEMVIEEPMPSMPIYFWNDTDGERYRSSYFDEYPGKWRHGDWIRIEENGSLQILGRSDATLNRKGVRIGTAEIYRVLDGFSELKDALILNLELPGGDDFMPLYVVLAENQFLTEHLIKSINQSLKTQCSPRHVPDHIMDVPDIPYTLSGKKMEVPVKKILMGMDPGKALNKDAARNPEALEWFVEHKKQIFSRGEG